TTGACcaaattctcatgaattcaataaattgatttattaaattaaaaatgcatgcaaatatatattattatttttttgtatggaaATACTAAAACAccaagtcttttatttttttaagcaagatatgatttttgtatttttgagagacttggttgtatgcaaattaattaagattgtatttttcaaaaagagattttttgttgttatttttgttgaaggAAAACAATCCATTTAATACCAAAAAAGCACATCGCGTGTAGgtcacaatttcaaatattaaatatgtgaagataaaaaaaactaagaaaatcaaaattgattgaaaaattatcttctgggtattaagaaaatattaccaATTAACTAAGGATGTATTTAACaagatgcaaataaaaatattttttgtaaagaCTATTTTGACCGCGATAtccattcaaaacaaattatcatttaCCGACTCAAAACTAAACAACGCCAAACATCCACACAATTTTATTAATGTCACAAACTTATATTCAAATTTCATGctaattcaaataaatcaacatcAATCCAAGCATAAATCATGCATCAATATTTAACGTCCTCAAACACAAacccataaaaataaagttataattCAACGCAAATAATCAACTTATATCGAGATCCAAACACGaatcaaaccatgttaacaatctaaatattatacaaaataataagcTTTTAGCTCTAAAATTTCACAATTTATCGCAATTTTGTCCAAAAATGGTTTGAGTTCATAAATCAACCTTCTAGGATGATTGGAATGTTCAGGGTATAATGCAATGGACACTAGAAGACCGCTGGGACAATGACAGTGCGTGGATTAATGCACTGCCACTAGAGGAGCGTGGAGCCACTCTCTGGTGACCCGAACAGATAGAGACCCATTAGATCGGGTAAATCATCAatccctatttatttattttttccaatggTGAGGCAAACGGAGATCAAAGGAGGGAGATCCGACCACATTAAGCTTTGGCtcccttctcctctctctcctcttcacGCGACTGCTTTCCCTCCTAGTCGTGAGAGAGGTTGTCTTCACCAGCGTTAATGAAGGTTATAAGTGAGGGGATTGTTGCTGCTGAACAGGGACTTGGTCCTGTCGTGGATGCGATCAGCGGCATGCGGAGGGGAGGATataaaggaggagagagagagatcttaAACAACTCAAGACAATGAAGCATCCATGAAAAAGGAAGCTTGAAGAAATTCTGCTCACTTCATAAGAGTTCTTCTTTCTATTCTTGTTCtcttcattatatttatatttaataagttttttgtttgtttagatTAAGAATGAACTAATTTTCTTATTCTAGGGCTAGGATGTAATCTTTGAATTCATGACATGAGTTGAATGTACTTGAATTgcatatattttgttgattttgatttgatgattttgattttcatccTTGTAATTTATTGGCCATGAATTGCATATTTAAGGTGTTTAATGAAGTAACGAAAGTTGAAGTTCAATATTAGCCTTTGAATTCATCAAACCTTGGTAATGTGGTTTAGAAATAAATGCACTTTATTGTAACCTGTATTCAAGAGTTTCACAAAACTTaatgaatttatattaatttctatgATCACAAAAGTAGACATAAgattaatatagatataattGTGTATACCTTGAAAAAGGATATCATATACAAAAAGGAATTCAATCATTGCAATTAGCTAAAGATTAGTCCAAGaaactatatttaaatttatggaAGGAATTCATTTGAAATCTTACACCCtagaaatctttttattttattttaaattaaacaaaaaaaatttgcattCCATTATACAAATTTAAGATCTTCTAAATAATATAggaaattgatgaattaatacTTGAACCACATCCTTGTGGATACGATACTTGAATTACCCTATTCTATATGCCACAATCCATACATTTATGGTAAAAGTCTAGGGATGCAACAAAGTGTAATGAGAAATATATTGAATACTCTTGTACTAAATTATGAAGGTTTAATAAGCATAAATTAGAGTATAACCAaggattgatgattttaaaGTTGTTTTGCTCTTAGAATAGCTTGTATATGATATATGTTCGGATTCCCTTGTTAGTATTAAAATTAgacaagctatatatatatatatatatatatatatatatatatatatatatatatatatatatatatatatgtttttaagaaaaattagtcTTTTATAATCATTACAGTCTCACTAACGACTAAAATGGTCGATCGGTTCAAATTGATCAAGTCAATCTGTCGACCAATTCCTACAGAATTCTCAAGTATCCATCACTGATAAATAAGCATTCCACCGGTTCATTTGATCATACCAAACGGTTGACCGGTTCATGCATAATTTCAATTATGATAGATTAACCTAGGTGAATTCTTAAAATTCTCTATCTTAGATTTTATCGTATGATTTATCAATCATTTAAAGTATACAAAATGAAGTATGtgagttcattttaattgtgctatcaAGTAGGATATAAAGATTTAGATTGATCACTTAGAATGAATATTAATCTAAGTCTTCATTTGCTTCATGCTTTGACtgcttgattgattttttcatgaaatttatcATGCTTGTTGATATGTTCTTGAATAaacatgtttaaaatttattctcaaCAAGATATATTATTAGttcattttacattttattgttatcgttaaaataaataaaaacatgaatatttgACTTAAAGGTCAACAATTAGCTTTTAATGGAtataacaatattatttcaaatttgtgtaattaattctattcaatttttttttatttttgttgggttGAAATAAAAGAGAGCTATGGAGAAAtctttttgtagaatttgatgtttttggttGGCTTGAAATTATCAAGAATTGTTTAGCAATCAGTTACAAACATGATTTCAGtgggttttttaaaatgtaatgtttttttgcaACAATAAGATTGTGATTATTTCAAGAAAGTTGTCCGTGGtaagattgttgtttttttgttatttttagttttcaatggcactttaatttttaaaattattataataacaaacatGTAAATAATGACaaaactttgttgatttttattttggtgtcAAAATAAAAGATGTAAAGTGTATTGAAGTTGTTAAAACTCTCGAGAGAAAAAGTAATTTACTAAACTTTagagaaaaagtgaaaaatgatgaaaagtaATTATccctttttctatatataaagcTAATTATTAGTAATTGTAttacttatttcttttatataaagcTAATTATTAGTATTTGTGTTCAACCTTATTTCTAATTAAGAAAGATACTAAAACACtaatataattcttaaaaaaagaggttgatttcattcatttataaatttagGCCTAGCATTATACCTAATATAATATAAGACTTTATTTTCAGTAGTAAGATtataaaaatggttaaaaagAAGTCAAATAAAGCCAatgattcaaatataaaaaacaattaaattacatCAAGATTTAGAAGTATTAACTAattcttttctaaaatattcCAAGAGAGTGATGTATGgtattttaagtaattttaaattatatatagttttcatGTAATCTTGTATTAATCATAGGTAATtcatcatatcattaaatatgtATATTTACCTTTCTGATGAATCTAGATTTGGTAGCTATATTTTACAATTGTTCtcaattgacataaaaataaatattttctctcatttctttaTCTCCCTAAACTTTCCCTTAAGAAACCAAGTTCCCTTTACCAATACGTAATCTCTCCTGCGGTACTTCCTCTTTACCATAATGAGTTTCCCAATTTTTCCTTCCTCTATACTGTCAATGGACGAGGTTATGATTTTGAAACTAGAAAGACTAAGTTATCATATCGCTAAAACTACAAGGACTAAATTACTATTTACCAGATTATCTTTAACCAGGATATTGTAAAATCACCCTTGATTCCTCAAACGGTTTCAAAGCAagattaataaatgaaaataggAAGAAGACAATCAATGACTTTTGAAAGTCTTTACGAAGTCTTGGTAAACCATGGAACAGGATGGATGGTACAACGTAGTCCAGGCgttaaaacagaaaaatgatGCCATTTCCCATTAGCATAGCTCTTAAACCAGTTTCCTATTACTTTTCTCGGCATACTTTTCCTGCTATCccaaaattatcaaataccTGTCTGTAGGAAATTTCTGCATCAATTTCGACTTGACTGACTTAAACAACTTTTCAGTCAACGTACCAGAGCCAACCCATTGCCATAACCCAGTCAAGAGTCATGTACTATCTAACCCCTCTTCCATTAGGCCATTACCACACTACCCTGTTTCCTTGCAGCATTCCACACCCAGAacaaccaccaccatcacccCCTTCTAATTCCACCACCAATGCACCCCCTCAGCACCGCTGCTGCCACCTCCTTCCTTTCCACCCTCTTATTGCTCCTCCACTTAACGGCAACATCTCCTTCGAATGACATGAGTAATCTTTCAAACTGCAACCAAACATTCTCTTGTGGCGCCCTCACAAACATCACCTACCCTTTCACCGGTGGCGAACGTCCATACCACTGCGGCCCACCGGAGTTCCAGCTCACATGTGATGGTAACTCACTGACCACCCTCAAAGCTAACTCACAGACTTACCGAGTCACTCAGGTTGACCAAGCCAACCAAACCTTAAGGCTCTCACCTTTAGACTTCTACGGTGACAATCCATGCACATACCCATCCACTAGCACCACTTTTGATAACGTTATCTTCAGTCTTGGTTCCAACCATGAAAccctttctttgttttatgggTGCAAGAACTTAGGTGGCTATGTCGAGGCAAACTCTAAGTTCTCATGTGGCGGGCCAGGAGATTCAGAAGAAGGGTTTTTCATCATTGGTGATCATCCTCCTGTGGACCGGTGTCAGACTAGTTTTCAAGTGCCATTTCCCCGGAGTTGGGCACAACAACCTCAGGCTGAAGGGTTATCATTACTTGTTAAGGTTTTGAAAGAAGGGTTTGATGTCAGTTACAGGAATCCTTACAGTGCTGATTGTCAGAAATGTTACAAGCATTCTGGTAGGCAATGTGGGTTTGATGGTAAAGTACCTATTTGCATCTGTGATGATCAGCTCTGTACTGGTAAGTAAAAATCGATATTAATTTTGACTAGCCAAAATCTTCTAGTTTCCTTGCGAGTTTGGTAGCTTTCAAGAAATGCTAGGCCTTCTTGTGGTAATTGATatggagggttttttttatcaaattatgcAAAGCTTCAATGATTTCGAGAATTAATGCTTGAATTGCTTGCAAGGCTCACAAGTCCAGTAGCTTTATTTACTGGTAGTGAATACTAAAATCTAGCATTCATTCAATGTTCATGTTAAGAGGTTCAATGTTCAAAATTATGCTTCTTTGCTTGAGTCTGTGTTCAattctatggggttatcattTGAACTCAACAATATGatccatttcttcttcatcagATGTTAAATAATTCTCGTTTAAGCTCTGCTAAATTATTTTGCAATAATTAATGCTTATTTCTCTGTTTTTACCCACCATTTTTGCTTGTTTCTCTAGTAGTTGCGGTCAGTGATATGATTTGATTGGATTTTCTTTTCGTGGAGAGATATTTTCCTCACTTCATGCTTGAAGGGAAGGGTTAGGAAAACGTTGCGCTATTCAATTACTCAAAAGGATTTTCCCCCtgcttttctctcttttttcccacCATTTTTGCTTGTTTCTCTAGTAGTTGCGGTCAGTGATAGGAAAACGTTGCGCTATTCAATTACTCAAAAGGATTTTCCCCCtgattttctctgtttttacCCACCATTTTTGCTTGTTTCTCCATGGATGACCTGCTTCCTTTACTGTGGCCGTTGTTTAGGACCATAGCCTGGGTGTCCATAATCTGACTGAATTCCTGAATTAGTTTGTATTTAACAAGTAATAATTAAGATAACCACAATCAAATTTTAGAAGTTTCTTGCTATCTGATCTTGCTAACAAGTCCCAAATTTGTTCCAAACTTTTTATTCATGCTTCAACTGATGCTTCTCGCTCTCGTGAATTATGCAGAGAAGTCGTCTAACCGAAAACCACTTATAATAGGTACAACTCTGCTACATTACTGTATTAAATCAGCACTGAAAAGAAAAGCTGagcagttttgtttttatcatttccaGGAGTCAGCTTGGCAAGTGGAGCAGTTCTTGTTATCTTTGTGGGATGCTGGATCATGGTTGTCaaacaaatgaagaaaagaaaatctgcCCTAGTGCAAAGCGAATGCCTTCCTGCAGTTGCACCTACTTCAGGCAACGGCCTTGCTACAATTAATTTCTTTCGAACTACTCCTTCTCTTGCCATCTCAAAGTCTGACCTTGATAAGGGCAGTACCTATCTTGGAGTCAGGGTGTTCAGCTACAACGAACTCGAGGAAGCCACTAATTGTTTTGATTCTTCAAAAGAACTTGGAGATGGAGGGTTTGGCACTGTTTACTATGGTTggaagatgaaattattttattttgcagtaTAGTAACCTTTCATAAATTAACTTCTTTGTTGACTCCATTCTAAAGTCTTAACGTAATTGCTTGAATGATCAGGAGTACTCAGGGATGGGTGTGTGGTTGCTGTCAAGCGCCTATATGAGAGCAACATGAGACGTGCTGAGCAGTTtatgaatgaaattgagatcCTAGCTCATTTGCGGCACAAGAACCTGGTGGAACTTTATGGATGCACCTCAAGGCATAGCCGAGAGCTTCTACTTGTTTATGAATACATTCCTAATGGAACAGTCGCTGATCATCTTCATGGAAGACAGTCGAACTCTGGTTTGCTCACTTGGCCTGTTCGGTTGAGCATTGCTATAGAGACAGCCAGTGCACTTGCATA
The DNA window shown above is from Populus trichocarpa isolate Nisqually-1 chromosome 4, P.trichocarpa_v4.1, whole genome shotgun sequence and carries:
- the LOC7477438 gene encoding LEAF RUST 10 DISEASE-RESISTANCE LOCUS RECEPTOR-LIKE PROTEIN KINASE-like 1.4 isoform X3 is translated as MHPLSTAAATSFLSTLLLLLHLTATSPSNDMSNLSNCNQTFSCGALTNITYPFTGGERPYHCGPPEFQLTCDGNSLTTLKANSQTYRVTQVDQANQTLRLSPLDFYGDNPCTYPSTSTTFDNVIFSLGSNHETLSLFYGCKNLGGYVEANSKFSCGGPGDSEEGFFIIGDHPPVDRCQTSFQVPFPRSWAQQPQAEGLSLLVKVLKEGFDVSYRNPYSADCQKCYKHSGRQCGFDGKVPICICDDQLCTEKSSNRKPLIIGVSLASGAVLVIFVGCWIMVVKQMKKRKSALVQSECLPAVAPTSGNGLATINFFRTTPSLAISKSDLDKGSTYLGVRVFSYNELEEATNCFDSSKELGDGGFGTVYYGVLRDGCVVAVKRLYESNMRRAEQFMNEIEILAHLRHKNLVELYGCTSRHSRELLLVYEYIPNGTVADHLHGRQSNSGLLTWPVRLSIAIETASALAYLHASDVIHRDVKTNNILLDNDFHVKVADFGLSRLFPTDVTHVSTAPQGTPGYVDPEYYQCYHLTNKSDVYSYGVVLIELISALEAVDITRHRHDINLSNMAVNKIQNHALNELVDPFLGFDKDFVVREMVSSVAELAFMCLQHEREMRPTMEEVLEVLRGIERENYGAGKGGVEC